A stretch of DNA from Thermanaerothrix sp.:
AAACCGCAACGCCCGCGGAGTTTATCCCAACCTCGTCCATGGGGACGTAGGTCTCGCCGGGGGCGTCATGGGTCCAGTCGGGAACGGAGAAGTACTTGAGGGTCCATTCCATGTCCTCCGGGTAGCCTATCTCCATGCCGCTCCAGAAGCGCTGCACATCACCCTTGGAAACCCGCCGGGGCTGGTTTATCACGAACCGCTTGGCCCACCCCTCCTTGTAATCCTCGTTACGGGCTATGAGGATGTGCCCCGTGGCGGAAGCGTCCTTCCCCACGAAAACGGATGTACAGCCCAGGGCCTGGAAGGCCACGACGAACGTAAGCCCAAGCCCCAAAAGGGCCCCTCGCAACCACTGCCTTTTCCCGCTAGACTTCATTAAGACAACCCTCCTTGCAAATATTAGTAACAAATGTCCCCGCGGCATCTTAAAGTTACAAAAACGCCGCGGGGACACTATAAACCATATGGGATTGCGGAGCAACGGTTAAATATAAAGATCTCTAGGGCCGCCCATTGGGCGTCGTTTTTTACTACAGTCTCCGGCCCTATAAGGCCGCCCGGGACGATGCTTCAATCTAAAGGGGTAAAGCCCCTAGGACCATAGCCCCGCGGGGTCGAAGGAGAGCAGCTTCTCAAAAAGGGCCACGTCCCGGTGGTCCCCGAAGGAGCTCCTGCCGGTGTCCGCCGAGGCTATGAGCTCCATGTCCTGCTGGCCCAGGCTGAAGCCGAACACGTCAAGGTTCTCCCTCATCCTCTCGGGCCTTACGGTCTTTGGCACCGCCGTTATGCCCTGCTGCACCAGCCACCGAAGTATCACCTGGGGCACCGTGCGGCGGTGCTTCTCCGCAAGGCCCACAAGCACCGGGTGTTCAAGTATCCCGTCCCTGCCCCTGGCCAAGGGGCCCCAGGCCTGGGGGGTCACCCCAAGGCGGCGCATAACCTTCAGCTCCTCCGGCCGCTGGTGCAGAGGATGCAGCTCTATCTGGTCCACCGCCGGAAGGACCTCGCAGTGGGCGGAAAGGTCCATGAGCCTGTCGGCGTAGAAGTTGCTGACCCCGATGGCCCTGACGTATCCCCTCCTGTAGAGCTCCTCCATGGCCCGCCAGGAGCCGTAAACGTCCCCGTAGGGCTGGTGGATCAGGTACAGGTCCACGTAGTCCAGCCCAAGCCTCTTGAGTGACCCGAAGAAGGCCGCCATCGTCCGCTCGTAACCGCTGTCCTTGAACCAGAGCTTGGTTATCACGAAGACCTCTTCCCTCGGCACCGAGCTTCTGCGAAGCGCCCGCCCCACCGCCTCCTCGTTGCCGTACACCGCCGCGGTGTCCACCATCCGGTAGCCTACCTCAAGGGCCTGCAGCACACACCGCTCGCACTCATCCAGGGTGCCGGCCTCGTAAACCCCAAGGCCTATCATGGGCATCTCAACGCCGTTATTGAGAACCACCTTGTTCATAACACCATCCCCTAATCCAGCAACTCAACGCCCAAGGGGGCGTACGTATCCCACCACAAACCGCTAAAGCGCCGCCTCAAAGACCCTCTCAACATCCCCAAGGTCCATGTCCGGCCGCCCCTTAAGAAGACCCCTTTGGTCCCCCGCCACGTCCAACGTGGCCCTGGCGTAGGTTCCGGGGTCCAGGGGGGAGCCCACCATGTCCCTTATCCTGGAGGGGCAGCCTATGGAAGCCAGGAACTCCCTAAGACGCCTTATGCCCTCCTCCGCGGCGGACCGTAGGTCCTTCTCCTGCACCCCCATGACGTTTCTTGCGAAGGCGGCGAACTTCTCGGGCCTTGAGGAGGCGGCGAAGCTCATCCATGCGGGATTGAGCACCGCAAGCCCCGCCCCGTGGGGGACGTCGTGGAGCGCCGACAGGGTGTGCTCCATCATGTGCACCGGGAAATAAGCCCTAGTCCCCGCCTGAACCCAGCCGTTCAGGGCCACCACCGACGCCCACTGGACCTGGGTCCT
This window harbors:
- a CDS encoding aldo/keto reductase — encoded protein: MNKVVLNNGVEMPMIGLGVYEAGTLDECERCVLQALEVGYRMVDTAAVYGNEEAVGRALRRSSVPREEVFVITKLWFKDSGYERTMAAFFGSLKRLGLDYVDLYLIHQPYGDVYGSWRAMEELYRRGYVRAIGVSNFYADRLMDLSAHCEVLPAVDQIELHPLHQRPEELKVMRRLGVTPQAWGPLARGRDGILEHPVLVGLAEKHRRTVPQVILRWLVQQGITAVPKTVRPERMRENLDVFGFSLGQQDMELIASADTGRSSFGDHRDVALFEKLLSFDPAGLWS